Proteins encoded within one genomic window of Bombus pyrosoma isolate SC7728 linkage group LG13, ASM1482585v1, whole genome shotgun sequence:
- the LOC122574097 gene encoding secretory carrier-associated membrane protein 5A, with translation MSGFDENPFGEPNINDPFSDPAIRRAVSSTPANRGLEDYNPFAEQGSQGTAQVRGASNPPIYGGIGATQQPATLQTSNQEPPATNYARTPQQTVNTSLGSTLSPTSDVNQRSEPGWKPGTEEDIRNTPYYPKRNNWPPLPDKCCCQPCFHQDIDVEIHTDFQKVVRQLYRLWMFHGCILILNVIGGFILLLCTGAFSTFGLGILYLILFTPFSFLCWFRPAYKAFKNDSSFNFMVFFFVFFFQLIVTGIQAIGIPGSGTCGIILAITMFDNTAKGIFLGFLLLLIALCFVLAACGDLLLLTKIHRIYRSSDASVSKAQQEFATTFLRNEHVQNAASNVAATAVRAQMANAANQPRY, from the exons ATGTCCGGCTTTGATGAAAATCCTTTTGGGGAACCGAATATCAATGATCCATTTTCA gaTCCTGCGATAAGGAGGGCTGTATCTTCTACTCCAGCTAATAGGGGTTTAGAAGATTATAATCCTTTTGCGGAACAAGGTTCACAAGGAACTGCACAAGTCAGAGGTGCTTCAAATCCTCCCATCTATGGAGGTATTGGAGCTACACAGCAACCAGCTACACTACAGACTTCAAATCAAGAACCTCCTGCAACTAATTATGCCCGTACTCCACAACAAACAGTAAATACATCACTTGGAAGCACATTATCCCCTACTTCAGATGTAAAT cAAAGATCAGAGCCAGGATGGAAACCAGGAACAGAAGAAGACATAAGGAATACACCATACTATC CAAAAAGGAACAATTGGCCACCTCTACCTGACAAATGCTGCTGCCAACCTTGCTTCCATCAAGATATCGATGTGGAAATTCATACAGATTTTCAGAAGGTAGTCAGACAACTATACCGTTTATGGATGT tTCATGGctgtattttaattctaaacgTTATTGGCGGATTTATTCTACTGTTATGTACCGGAGCATTTTCAACATTTGGTCTTggaatattgtatttaatactttttactCCGTTCTCGTTTTTATGCTGGTTCAGACCAGCATACAAGGCTTTCAA aAACGATAGCTCCTTTAACTTCAtggtatttttcttcgtcttcttctttcaattaatCGTCACAGGGATTCAGGCCATAGGCATTCCTGGCTCCGGAACttg CGGTATTATACTTGCTATCACGATGTTCGACAACACAGCTAAAGGAATATTCCTTGGCTTTTTACTGCTCCTTATTGCTCTTTGTTTCGTACTTGCTGCATGCGGAGATCTGCTATTATTAACTAAG ATTCATCGCATATATCGCTCGTCGGATGCGAGCGTTTCGAAAGCACAACAAGAATTCGCCACAACTTTCTTGCGCAATGAACACGTGCAAAATGCGGCAAGTAACGTCGCCGCCACTGCTGTCCGCGCCCAAATGGCTAATGCTGCTAATCAACCACGCTATTAA
- the LOC122574096 gene encoding DNA helicase MCM9-like, which yields MLEEYLLKHHLVELEEILDNADPNCYYSIYINFVSLFEDNADVAQKILRHPRYYLPFCDESAVTVQEEIAKAEQIIKKKVRIRVTAVPVTLDQGQIGQLVSTSGIIVRISQPTILKSVQRMNCKKCKHVTFIKYEWERQAFEDITDCEACHASKLTVLPGFELEDSSDYQEIGVQEKGKIDSNRSLTEELRIILLDDLVDRCRPGDHVEISGVVIRIWGPLEVGERLEATTMMLANSIVVRRKISETSSSQEMRDVFKRYWEKHSDNPLLGRDNIITSICPQLYGMYTAKLALAVVLAGGVPKCNESGTRVRGEPHLLLVGDPGTGKSQLLRAASRLAIRSVLTTGVGSTAAGLTATAVRDSEGWHLEAGALVLADGGVCCVDEFTTMSSADRTSVHEAMEQQTISIAKAGLVSTLNSRCSVIAAINPVGGQFTDDEEWETNLGDPLLSRFDLILLLKDNRNAGWDRLTSDHILKAAYEKKENTIQTDSKNHIELLNTEDLWKEDTLRKYLAYVHSLQPKLTKEAEMVLRATYLYHRSHPDRREERTTVRLLDSLIRLAEGHARLMYRSDIEIMDAIFVAKLVGTGSTNEINLGCPFPIDPIATYRSEGKILLRTIGLQNLENLL from the exons atGTTAGAagagtatttattaaaacatcaCCTAGTGGAACTCGAAGAGATTTTAGATAATGCAGATCCTAACTGCTACTACTCTATCTACATAAA CTTCGTATCGCTATTCGAGGATAATGCGGATGTAGCACAGAAAATTTTACGACATCCTAGATATTACTTACCATTCTGTGACGAATCAGCAGTGACGGTACAAGAAGAAATAGCAAAAGCagaacaaattattaaaaaaaag GTTCGTATTAGAGTCACTGCCGTGCCAGTCACACTGGACCAAGGACAAATTGGCCAATTAGTTTCAACAAGTGGCATCATTGTTAGGATCTCCCAGCcaacaatattaaaatctgtACAAAGAATGAATTGCAAAAAATGCAAACatgttacttttattaaa TATGAATGGGAGAGACAGGCTTTTGAAGATATTACAGACTGTGAAGCATGTCATGCGTCAAAGCTCACAGTCCTGCCTGGTTTTGAGCTAGAGGATTCCTCAGATTACCAGGAAATAGGAGTCCAA GAAAAGGGTAAAATAGACTCAAATAGATCTTTGACGGAGGAACTGAGAATTATCTTGCTGGATGATTTAGTTGATAGATGTAGGCCAGGAGATCATGTTGAGATTAG TGGTGTTGTGATAAGAATATGGGGTCCCTTAGAGGTCGGTGAACGTTTAGAAGCAACAACTATGATGCTAGCGAATAGCATTGTAGTACGACGCAAGATATCCGAGACCTCTTCTTCGCAAGAGATGAGAGACGTTTTTAAGCGTTATTGGGAAAAGCATAGCGATAATCCTTTGCTTGGTAGAGACAATATTATCACATCTATTTGTCCACAG cTCTATGGCATGTATACTGCAAAATTGGCGCTAGCTGTAGTTTTAGCTGGTGGCGTGCCAAAGTGTAACGAAAGCG GAACACGTGTACGAGGAGAACCTCATCTTCTTTTGGTCGGTGACCCTGGAACTGGAAAATCCCAATTGCTTCGAGCAGCATCTCGTTTGGCTATAAGATCGGTTCTTACGACCGGTGTTGGATCGACTGCAGCTGGTCTCACAGCAACTGCTGTCAGA GATTCAGAGGGTTGGCATCTAGAAGCTGGAGCCCTAGTGTTAGCCGATGGAGGAGTCTGCTGCGTAGATGAGTTCACAACCATGAGTTCAGCAGACAGGACATCCGTTCACGAGGCTATGGAACAGCAAACGATATCAATCGCCAAAGCTGGGTTAGTTAGCACGTTAAACTCAAGATGTTCAGTGATCGCAGCCATTAATCCAGTTGGAGGTCAGTTTACCGATGATGAAGAATGGGAAACGAATTTAGGTGATCCTCTTTTATCTCGTTTCGATTTAATCTTGCTTTTGAAAGACAATAGGAATGCAGGATGGGACCGGTTGACGTCCGACCACATTCTGAAGGCTGCttacgaaaagaaagagaacactattcaaac AGACTCGAAAAATCACATAGAACTTTTAAATACCGAAGACTTATGGAAAGAGGATACATTGCGAAAATACTTGGCTTACGTGCATTCTTTACAACCGAAACTAACAAAAGAAGCGGAAATGGTACTTCGAGCGACTTATCTTTATCACAGATCTCATCCAGATAGGAGGGAAGAAAGAACAACAGTTCGACTTTTGGACAGTCTTATTAG ACTAGCCGAAGGACACGCTAGATTGATGTACAGATCGGATATAGAAATTATGGATGCTATATTCGTAGCGAAATTAGTCGGAACAGGAtctacgaatgaaataaatcttgGTTGTCCATTTCCAATAGATCCAATTGCAACGTATCGATCTGAAG GTAAAATATTGTTGAGGACTATTGGTTTACAGAAtctggaaaatttattataa